A stretch of the Vitis riparia cultivar Riparia Gloire de Montpellier isolate 1030 chromosome 13, EGFV_Vit.rip_1.0, whole genome shotgun sequence genome encodes the following:
- the LOC117928168 gene encoding putative disease resistance RPP13-like protein 1 has translation MDYLQKKQNIGSFNCYSGKGIFSRQPWKMGFCFEPDQFPASEGGSTKQIIELGSTPTTIAGHFGSPAASAFYATEFYMAFPEYDSYPADSVTPSYPSSKFDPAGSQSRDTQNLPSCENQSSTRTPYRNSPVCDILFIKSDVEDAQPYRILRENQNQRIEPSSRFQLRRQPANPSHNTTSVASNKTRIRWTQDLHKRFVESVNCLGGAEKATPKGILKLMGSEGLTIFHVKSHLQKYRIARHQPGSTEVLFDRLASPELMNFIRGQKLSHELLNKLKRKLLVVHKALNDAEMKQFSDPLVKDWLVQVKDAVYHAEDLLDEIATEALRCEIEAADSQPGGIYQVWNKFSTRVKAPFSNQSMESRVKDMIAKLEDIAEEKEKLGLKEGDGEKLSPRLPSSSLVDESFVYGRDEIKEEMVKWLLSDKETATGNNVIDVMSIVGMGGSGKTTLAQLLYNHDRVKEHFHLKAWVCVSTEFLLIGVTKSILEAIGCRPTSDDSLDLLQRQLKDNLGNKKFLLVLDDVWDVESLDWESWDRLRTPLLAAAQGSKIVVTSRSVTVAKVMRAIHTHQLGTLTPEDSWSLFTKLAFPNGDSCAYPQLEPIGREIVKKCQGLPLAVKALGSLLYSNPERREWEDILNSKTWHSQTDHQILPSLRLSYQHLSLPVKRCFAYCSIFPKDYEFHKEKLILLWMAEGFLHSGQSSRRMEEVGDSYFNELLAKSFFQKCIRGKKLSCVVMHDLIHDLAQHISQEFCIRLEDCKLQKISDKARHFLHFKSDNDWAVVFETFEPVGEAKHLRTILEVKTSWSSFHWLSTRVLQNILPKFKSLRVLSLCEYHITDVPDSIHNLKQLRYLDLSATWIKRLPESICCLCNLQTMMLSKCRSLLELPSKMGQLINLRYLDISGSNSLEEMPNDIGQLKSLQKLPNFTVGKESGFRFGELWKLSEIRGRLEISKMENVVGVEDALQANMKDKKYLDELSLNWSHYRIGDYVRQSGATDDILNRLTPHPNLKKLSIGGYPGLTFPDWLGDGSFSNLVSLQLSNCGNCSTLPPLGQLPCLEHIKISKMSGVVTVGSEFYGNSFSSLHPSFPSLQTLSFEDMSNWEKWLCCGEFPRLQELSIRLCPKLTGELPMHLSSLQELNLKYCPQLLVPTLNVPAARELQLKRQTCGFTASQTSKIEISDVSQLKQLPLVPHYLYIRKCDSVESLLEEEILQTNMYSLEICDCSFYRSPNKVGLPTTLKSLSISDCTKLDLLLPELFRCHHPVLENLSINGGTYDSLSLSFSILDIFPRLVDFKINGLKGLEELCISISEGDPTSLRKLKIEGCPNLVYIQLPALDSMCHEICNCSNLKLLAHTHSSLQELRLEDCPELLLHREGLPSNLRELAIQGCNQLTSQMDLDLQRLTSLTHFTIFGGCEGVELFPKECLLPSSLTYLSIENLPNLKSLDNKGLQQLTSLRELCIENCPELQFSTGSVLQRLISLKELEIWSCERLQSLTEAGLHHLTTLETLGLCWCPKLQYLTKERLPDSLSYLKVNGCPSLEQRLQFEKGQEWRYISHIPKIVIGGVLF, from the exons AAACAAAACATTGGATCATTCAACTGTTATTCTGGGAAAGGTATTTTTTCCCGGCAGCCATGGAAGATGGGATTTTGTTTCGAGCCTGATCAGTTTCCGGCCTCAGAGGGAGGCTCCACCAAGCAGATAATCGAATTGGGGAGTACTCCTACCACCATTGCTGGCCATTTCGGGTCTCCAGCAGCTTCTGCCTTTTATGCAACTGAATTCTACATGGCGTTTCCAGAATATGATTCCTATCCTGCTGATTCAGTAACCCCATCATATCCATCTTCTAAATTTGATCCAGCAGGTTCTCAATCAAGGGATACTCAGAACCTTCCCAGCTGTGAAAATCAAAGTTCCACTAGAACCCCATATCGAAATTCACCGGTTTGTGACATCTTGTTCATCAAGTCTGACGTTGAAGATGCGCAGCCCTACAGAATTCTTCGGGAAAATCAGAATCAAAGA ATTGAACCCAGCTCTAGATTTCAACTAAGGAGGCAGCCTGCAAATCCTTCTCATAATACTACTTCTGTCGCTTCAAACAAGACGCGGATTAGATGGACTCAAGATCTTCACAAGCGATTTGTTGAGTCTGTAAATTGTCTAGGGGGAGCTGAAA AGGCAACTCCAAAGGGAATCCTTAAGCTGATGGGCTCTGAGGGACTGACCATCTTCCATGTCAAAAGTCACTTGCag AAGTATCGTATTGCAAGGCACCAACCAGGATCAACAGAAG TTCTATTCGACAGGTTGGCTTCTCCGGAGTTGATGAACTTCATCCGGGGACAGAAGCTTAGCCATGAACTCCTCAACAAATTGAAGAGGAAATTGCTGGTTGTCCACAAAGCGCTCAATGATGCGGAGATGAAGCAATTTTCAGACCCACTAGTCAAAGACTGGCTGGTCCAGGTTAAGGATGCTGTGTATCATGCGGAGGACCTGTTGGACGAGATCGCTACCGAAGCCTTGCGGTGCGAGATTGAAGCTGCTGACTCCCAACCTGGTGGAATTTATCAGGTGTGGAACAAGTTCTCTACCAGGGTTAAGGCTCCATTTTCCAATCAAAGCATGGAGTCCAGGGTGAAGGATATGATTGCTAAGCTTGAAGATATTgctgaagaaaaagagaagctTGGGCTGAAAGAAGGTGATGGTGAGAAACTGTCACCAAGATTACCATCCTCTTCTTTGGTGGATGAGTCCTTCGTGTACGGCAGGGATGAAATTAAGGAGGAGATGGTGAAGTGGCTGCTTTCTGACAAGGAAACTGCAACAGGCAACAACGTCATAGATGTGATGTCCATAGTGGGCATGGGCGGCAGCGGCAAGACCACACTCGCTCAGCTTCTCTATAACCATGACAGAGTGAAGGAACACTTCCACCTGAAAGCATGGGTCTGTGTTTCCACGGAGTTTCTTCTTATCGGTGTAACCAAATCAATTCTTGAGGCAATCGGTTGTAGACCTACTTCTGATGACAGCCTAGATTTGCTTCAACGTCAACTCAAAGACAACCTTGGCAACAAGAAATTTCTGCTCGTTCTCGACGACGTCTGGGATGTGGAGTCTCTTGATTGGGAAAGTTGGGATAGACTTCGAACTCCACTCCTCGCTGCAGCCCAGGGAAGCAAGATTGTTGTGACCAGTCGTAGCGTAACTGTTGCAAAAGTCATGCGTGCAATCCATACTCATCAGCTGGGAACATTAACCCCTGAAGATAGTTGGTCCCTATTTACAAAACTTGCATTTCCAAATGGAGACTCCTGCGCTTATCCTCAGCTTGAACCCATAGGCAGAGAGATTGTGAAGAAGTGCCAAGGATTGCCTCTGGCTGTGAAAGCACTCGGGAGTCTCTTGTACTCTAACCCCGAAAGAAGAGAATGGGAAGATATTTTGAATAGCAAAACATGGCATTCTCAGACTGATCATCAAATTCTTCCATCTCTTAGATTGAGTTATCAGCATCTTTCTCTACCTGTGAAGCGTTGTTTTGCTTACTGTTCAATTTTTCCCAAGGACTATGAATTCCACAAAGAGAAGCTGATTCTATTATGGATGGCAGAAGGGTTTTTACACTCAGGACAAAGTAGCAGAAGAATGGAAGAGGTAGGTGATTCATATTTTAATGAACTTTTAGCAaagtcattttttcaaaaatgtatTAGAGGAAAAAAACTGTCATGCGTTGTAATGCATGATCTGATACATGACTTGGCTCAACATATCTCCCAAGAATTTTGCATTCGATTGGAAGATTGTAAGCTGCAAAAAATATCTGATAAGGCTCGCCATTTTCTCCACTTTAAAAGTGACAATGACTGGGCAGTTGTGTTTGAAACTTTTGAGCCTGTTGGTGAAGCCAAACATCTCAGAACAATCTTAGAGGTGAAGACATCATGGAGTTCATTTCATTGGTTGAGTACAagagttttacaaaatatattaccaaaatttaaatctcTGCGGGTGTTGTCATTGTGTGAATACCACATAACAGATGTGCCTGATTCAATacacaatttaaaacaattgcGTTATTTGGATCTCTCTGCAACATGGATTAAAAGATTACCCGAATCAATATGTTGTTTGTGCAATTTGCAAACGATGATGCTGAGTAAATGTCGCTCTCTTCTTGAATTGCCTTCGAAAATGGGGCAGTTGATTAATTTGCGCTATCTTGATATTAGCGGGTCTAATTCATTGGAAGAAATGCCAAATGATATAGGTCAATTAAAAAGTTTGCAGAAATTGCCTAATTTTACTGTGGGCAAAGAAAGTGGATTCAGATTTGGAGAATTGTGGAAGCTTTCAGAGATTCGAGGAAgacttgaaatttcaaaaatggaGAATGTGGTAGGTGTTGAGGATGCATTGCAGGCGAATATGAAGGATAAGAAATACCTTGATGAGTTATCCTTGAATTGGAGTCACTACCGGATTGGGGATTATGTTAGACAAAGTGGGGCAACAGATGATATTCTTAACAGGCTAACACCtcatccaaatttaaaaaagttgTCCATTGGAGGGTATCCTGGTCTAACATTTCCAGATTGGCTTGGAGACGGATCATTTTCAAATCTCGTATCCCTTCAGCTTTCGAATTGTGGGAATTGCTCAACATTGCCGCCACTGGGGCAGCTACCTTGTCTTGAACATATAAAGATCTCAAAAATGAGTGGAGTAGTGACGGTGGGTAGTGAGTTTTATGGGAATTCTTTTTCCTCGCTTCATCCCTCCTTCCCATCCCTGCAAACTCTATCATTTGAAGATATGTCcaattgggagaaatggttATGTTGTGGAGAATTCCCTCGTCTCCAGGAGCTTTCTATAAGGCTATGTCCAAAACTCACTGGGGAATTACCAATGCACCTTTCTTCATTGCAGGAACTTAATCTTAAATATTGTCCGCAACTGCTTGTGCCTACACTCAACGTTCCTGCTGCCCGTGAATTGCAGTTGAAAAGGCAAACTTGTGGGTTCACAGCTAGTCaaacttcaaaaattgaaatttcagacGTCTCTCAGTTGAAGCAACTTCCACTGGTACCCCACTATCTCTACATTAGAAAATGTGATTCTGTGGAGTCTCTACTAGAGGAGGAAATCCTGCAAACCAACATGTACAGTTTGGAAATTTGTGATTGCTCTTTTTACAGATCCCCAAACAAAGTTGGCTTACCCACTACATTGAAATCGCTATCAATCTCTGATTGTACCAAATTGGACCTTCTTCTACCTGAGTTGTTCAGATGCCATCACCCAGTTCTCGAAAATCTATCAATCAATGGCGGTACCTATGATTCTCTCTCGTTGTCCTTCTCAATATTGGACATCTTCCCCAGGTTGGtagatttcaaaataaatggtCTTAAGGGGCTTGAGGAGCTCTGCATCTCGATTTCAGAGGGGGATCCCACATCTCTTCGTAAATTGAAAATCGAAGGGTGCCCTAATCTTGTATACATCCAACTGCCCGCTCTCGATTCGATGTGCCATGAGATTTGCAATTGCTCCAATCTCAAATTGCTGGCGCACACCCATTCATCTCTGCAGGAACTGCGTTTAGAGGATTGTCCAGAATTGTTGTTGCACAGAGAGGGTTTGCCTTCCAACCTAAGGGAACTTGCAATACAGGGCTGCAACCAACTCACGTCACAGATGGACTTGGATTTGCAGAGACTGACCTCTCTTACTCATTTCACAATCTTTGGTGGATGTGAAGGCGTGGAATTATTTCCCAAGGAGTGTCTGCTGCCCTCTTCTCTAACTTATCTTTCAATCGAGAATCTTCCAAATCTCAAGTCTCTTGACAACAAGGGGCTTCAACAACTCACCTCTCTTCGAGAATTATGTATCGAGAACTGCCCTGAGCTCCAATTCTCGACAGGATCTGTTCTTCAACGCCTTATCTCTCTCAAGGAATTAGAAATCTGGTCGTGCGAAAGGCTCCAATCCTTGACAGAAGCGGGTCTTCACCACCTCACCACTCTTGAAACCTTAGGTCTCTGCTGGTGCCCTAAGCTCCAATACTTGACAAAAGAGAGACTGCCAGACTCCCTCTCTTATCTGAAGGTCAACGGTTGTCCTTCACTGGAACAACGACTCCAATTCGAGAAAGGGCAAGAATGGCGTTATATATCTCACATTCCAAAAATAGTGATCGGTGGTGTGCTATTTTAA